The following is a genomic window from Deltaproteobacteria bacterium.
CGGAAAGTCGTACAGTTCCAGCTTTTCAATGGCCCGGTAGGAAAGCCGTTTGTCCTGCTTAAAGGTCCGGTTGTACCTGTCCAGAAAGGCATTGGCCAGTTCGAAAATATCTTCCGGGCGCTCCCTGAGGGCCGGTATACGGATGTTGAAGGTATTGAGACGGTAGTACAGGTCTTTACGGAACGCCTCCCCGGCAACCAGGCTTTCCAGATTCTGATTCGTGGCGGCAATCACGATACAATCTATTTTGATCGGTTCGAGCCCCCCTAAATGCATGATCTCCAGATCTTCAAGACACTTCAGCAGTTTGGCCTGCATGGAAAAAGGAAGGTCGCCGATTTCATCCAGCATCAGCGTCCCTCCCTGGGCCAGCTCGAACAGGCCGATTTTGCCCTTTTGATGGGCCCCGGTGAAAGCGCCCCTCTCATAACCGAACAACTCGGCTTCCAGCAGATTTTCCGGCAGGGCGGCGCAGTTTATCTGGATAAAAGGCTTGCCGGCTCTGGGGCTGTTCTGGTGAATGAACTTGGCCAGGAGCCCCTTTCCCGTTCCGGATTCTCCCTGGATGAGGATATTGGACACCTCCATAGGGGCAAGTTTCAGGGCGGTCTTCAGCACCTGCTGCATGGCCTGGCTCTCCGCTATGATTTCACCGTGCTTGAGTTCCAGCACGCTCAGCTCCGCGAGTTCCTGCCGGTAGCGGTTGGACACCCGCCGGGTTTCGTCCAACTGCTCCAGAAGTTCGTTGAGGCGGGTCATGTCTCTTTCGTTGACCACGACCAGGGAAATCTCCCCATTCTCGTCGAAGGCCGGTGTCCCCGTGGCCAGAACGTATTTCTGCGTGCGGTGAACATATTGAAGCAGGTTCACCTGCCGTTTGCTTGACAGCACCATGGGTGTCACCGCCTTGTCCATGTACCCGTTTTCCACGAGGTATTCGATATTTCTGCCAATGACATCTTCGGCGGCGATGCCGATATACCGCTCGGCCGCCTGGTTGACGTCGATGACCGTTCCGGCATTGTCTAAAACCCAGATGCCATCGGAAGATGCATTGAATACGGTCTCGAACTGCTCGTTGAGGCGTTTGTAGGACTCCAGCTGCAGGGCGGCCTGTTTCTGTTGAAACGCATTCGTATCCTTGATGCAACAAACGGCGCCTAACACCCTGTTGTTTTCACGTATGGGAGTAACGTCCAGGATAAGCGCTTTCCCTTCGTTTTGGATGTGCTGTCCCAACTGGGGATCGCCGGTCGCAAGACACGTTGCCACCGGTTGGGCCATCTTGGGACAGGAAGCGGAAATGGGTTCGCCGAGTGTCACGGAAACATCGACGCACAAAATCGCGGAGGCCTGTTCATTGCAGAAAATGAGCCGACCGTCACCGTCCGTGGACAGGATGCCCGTACTGGCGGC
Proteins encoded in this region:
- a CDS encoding sigma 54-interacting transcriptional regulator; the encoded protein is MMKEIALKKVVDAASTGILSTDGDGRLIFCNEQASAILCVDVSVTLGEPISASCPKMAQPVATCLATGDPQLGQHIQNEGKALILDVTPIRENNRVLGAVCCIKDTNAFQQKQAALQLESYKRLNEQFETVFNASSDGIWVLDNAGTVIDVNQAAERYIGIAAEDVIGRNIEYLVENGYMDKAVTPMVLSSKRQVNLLQYVHRTQKYVLATGTPAFDENGEISLVVVNERDMTRLNELLEQLDETRRVSNRYRQELAELSVLELKHGEIIAESQAMQQVLKTALKLAPMEVSNILIQGESGTGKGLLAKFIHQNSPRAGKPFIQINCAALPENLLEAELFGYERGAFTGAHQKGKIGLFELAQGGTLMLDEIGDLPFSMQAKLLKCLEDLEIMHLGGLEPIKIDCIVIAATNQNLESLVAGEAFRKDLYYRLNTFNIRIPALRERPEDIFELANAFLDRYNRTFKQDKRLSYRAIEKLELYDFPGNVRELKNLIKKAVVMGDGRRIDDIVFQGLDLQYRPEPVTDAEGDDDRCYLVEKLDHVEMKVLKNALAHCRSTREMARYLGISQPSVVRKLKKHGLSMQ